Genomic segment of Falsibacillus albus:
TCCACAGTTTCTCCTGTTGCACTATTGAACACCTTCACTGCTGATCCTTCCGGTTCATCATATCGATGCTGATCTTGATATTCTTGGTTTACCCACATAATACCACAGTAAAAGAGAATCGTGCATCCGGTAAACAATATGAATACTCTGAATGACTGCCATAGTAATTTTATCCACGCACCCAAAGGTCTTCTACCCCTTTTGATTTAGTTTCATTAATACAAGCTATGCCAGTCTGAAAGCATTTTATACCTTGGATGCTTTATTTAAATATAAATAAGACCTTTTCATATCGAAAAGGTCTTTTATTTCACTCTGAGCTTTCATCGCTATCCTTTTCCTGGCAGCGCCAGCAGATGCCGTGAAAGGTCAGGCGGTGGTCTTTTATTTTGAAATTCCAATCTTTTTCTACAACTTTTTCAACATCACCCAAAAGGTCATCCTGAATTTCATCAACTGCCCCGCATTCTATACAGACAAGGTGATGATGGAAATGCGCAGCGCCTTCCTGCCGTAAATCATAGCGCGATACTCCATCACCGAAATTGATTTTATCCACGACTTTCAATTCGGTTAATAGCTCCAATGTCCGATATACGGTTGCCAGCCCAATTTCAGGGGATTTATCTTTAACGAGAAGGTAAACATCTTCTGCACTTAAATGATCCTCTTCATGTTCAAGCAATACTCTTACAGTGGCCTCCCTCTGTGGAGTAAGCTTGTAGCTAGCCGAATGCAGTTGTTTTTTTATTCGATCGATTCTACCTTCCATGTCAAGAGCCCCTCCCTAGCCATTGTCTTCATTATTATACCAAACAGAATAAAATAAGCAAAATAAAATTATTATTACTAACTAAAAGGAATGATTATCTTTTTAGAATAATTTTAAAAATAATAAATATTGAATAAGGATTGTAAATTCAATGTCGAGCATAGAAGAGGTGCCGTCGTCTGTAAAATCGCCAATAAAAAGACTGGAACCACAAAGGTTGTTGTTCGCGTGAAGGTGAGACCCCACAGCGAAGTGAGTAGAGGGTTGGCGGATGTTCAATTAAGTTCGGCACGTCCTCGAAAAATGTAAGGCATTTTTCTTCGTGCGATGTGTCGCTGCCGAAGTGTTCCTTGTCCTGTGCCAACATCGAACGACCTCACTTCGTGTGAGGCCCCTCGGAAAGCGAGCATCCTTCTGCGGAAATCAATCTTGCACCGACTTTGGCTTATATCTTTAAATATTGAGAATGCAGCCAAACAAAATAACCCCTGACCGATTCAGCCAGGGCATGTAAGTTTTCGATTGAATTTTATGATTTCAGTGTAGAGACGATCGATTTCATCAAGGCCGGCGATAAGTACGCTTCAATGCTTGCCGAAACGGAAATGATTCCGATGGCTATAATAAAAGCTGCGGCATATCTCATGAAAAGTGGAGCAAAAACAAAATTCATCCCCTGTTTTATAAAGATCTTCCTGATCAGCTTTAATGAAAAGCCCACAGATAAAACGGTGATAAAAATAAAGACGGGAATAATCAATAGATTCTGAGGCAGTACGGTAACTACAGAAAGCAAAAATCCTCCCCAGCCCATTTTATTGACCAAGAATCCAACCGTAAACCCAACCACTACCCCCTTCATGAATAAGAGGATAAGAATCAACGGCAAACCGATGATGGAGATGCCAAGAATCCAAATCAAGCCCAAAAATTTTACATTATGAAAAAAACTTTGGCGAAATAAATCTTCTGAAGTTGCTACTTTCCCATCTGCAACCTGTCCGAAAAATTGGCTCAAGTAATAAAATAAATCTTCCTTTTGTCCATACGATAAACTATTCACAACCACCGCGCCAAAGATGACACCCATTAAAAAAAGCACGACGATGAATGAATAAATAGAGGAGTTATCCTGAATATGTTGAGTGAGTGGGTTGGACGAGATTCTTTTCCGCATCTAATTTCCTCCTAAGCTTTGTTAGTAATATGTATGCGGAAAATGTCCATTCTATACCTTGCCCGTCCCCGATCTCCTTATTTAATCTCCCCTATCCACCCGATTCATTTTAACGCTTGACCTTCCCGTATCTCCCCGCGCCGCCAGCTGCAATTTTCAGCGTTCCGCTTCTGGCTGCCATGATTAGATTCACAATTCTTTCCGGAATGATTTCTAATAAATCTTCCCGCTTGCTATCATGCAATATTGCCATCTCAGTTTTATAGACCATCAATAACTTCTGAAGTGTTTTCGGTCCCAATCCCGGCAAAAAATCGAGCGGCACTTGATGGATATATCTTGGACGGCCAGGTTTGCGCTCTGAATCCGCCAATTCAGCGATACGATTGGATACTCCTTTGACAGATGAGGATGATCCACACTTTTGACATCCCCCCTGAACTGGCCACGGCTCCGAGCATTTGGCACAGGCGGTCTCATGATACTTTCCAAGCAGCGGATTCAATCCATAATTGACCTCCACTTTTCTCTTCGCCTTTCCTCCTAAAGCCCACTCTAATTCCTTAAAGGTTGGCTCCGCCATTCTGATCGCTTGATACTCCCTACCTATCTTCCCGAGTGAATGAGCATCTGAATTGGTCAAATATGTATAGGGATGAAGCTCCGAAATCTTGTCTGCCATACTTGTATCGGCGCTGAGTCCTAGTTCGACCCCATCAATCATCTCCGGATCCAAGACTTCTTTCAAAGATTTCTCTACGCCTTTCCCATAAAGGCTTTTAAAGGGGGTAAACACATGTGCCGGGATGAACAGCCCTTCTAGTTCTTTTACTTTCTTTTGCAGACTGATGGCTGAAACATATGCACGCTGTGAGCTGAGATGAATGTTCGTCACAAAATCCGCAAGCCAATCGGAAAATCCCCTCATTAACTGCAAGGTCGGAAAATAGGCGAGCACATGAATCGGTCCTTTACAATTTTGATCATAAATTTCTATTTCAGCACCCGGTATCAATGTTACGGAATTGTTATAAAGCAGCCCCCCTTCTTGGAGCTGCCTTAACTCCCCGCTTTCAATCAGAAGATTGATTTCCTGGATGACATTTGGCGAGTGGCAATCAATCACCCCGACCATGTCAATCCCCTTTGGTCTTTCTGCAAACTTTAAGACATTTTCAAGCGTCAGGGATTCAGCTCCAGTTATTTTCACTGGCCTCCCATAAAAATCACGGCCGATATGTATATGCAAATCGACATAGTAGGTGTTCATTACCTGGTTCTTGCCTCATCAAGCATCAAATATTGGACAGCATAAGCTGTTTTGGCATCATGAATCCTTTGTTCCCGGATATATCCTTCGGCTTCTGCCAGGGTCAATTCAACCAGCTCCACGAATTCGTCTTCATCTGCGGGAAGCGCATCTTCCTTTTTCACGATATCCTTCGCTAAATATAAGTGGACAAGTTCATCCGCGAACCCCGGAGATGTATAAAAAGAAATAATATGTTCAAGCTGTTGACAAGAGTAGCCCGTTTCCTCTTCAAGCTCTCTCATTGCTGTATCATATGGTTTTTCA
This window contains:
- a CDS encoding NUDIX domain-containing protein; this translates as MKKFEEKTLQSTEIFKGKIISLQEDIVELPDGKTSKREIIKHPGAVAVLALTPDNKIVMVEQYRKALERSLVEIPAGKLEPGEKPYDTAMRELEEETGYSCQQLEHIISFYTSPGFADELVHLYLAKDIVKKEDALPADEDEFVELVELTLAEAEGYIREQRIHDAKTAYAVQYLMLDEARTR
- a CDS encoding YqzK family protein translates to MGAWIKLLWQSFRVFILFTGCTILFYCGIMWVNQEYQDQHRYDEPEGSAVKVFNSATGETVDWFNRLIFFYVDGE
- the fur gene encoding ferric iron uptake transcriptional regulator — protein: MEGRIDRIKKQLHSASYKLTPQREATVRVLLEHEEDHLSAEDVYLLVKDKSPEIGLATVYRTLELLTELKVVDKINFGDGVSRYDLRQEGAAHFHHHLVCIECGAVDEIQDDLLGDVEKVVEKDWNFKIKDHRLTFHGICWRCQEKDSDESSE
- the spoIIM gene encoding stage II sporulation protein M; its protein translation is MRKRISSNPLTQHIQDNSSIYSFIVVLFLMGVIFGAVVVNSLSYGQKEDLFYYLSQFFGQVADGKVATSEDLFRQSFFHNVKFLGLIWILGISIIGLPLILILLFMKGVVVGFTVGFLVNKMGWGGFLLSVVTVLPQNLLIIPVFIFITVLSVGFSLKLIRKIFIKQGMNFVFAPLFMRYAAAFIIAIGIISVSASIEAYLSPALMKSIVSTLKS
- a CDS encoding endonuclease Q family protein produces the protein MNTYYVDLHIHIGRDFYGRPVKITGAESLTLENVLKFAERPKGIDMVGVIDCHSPNVIQEINLLIESGELRQLQEGGLLYNNSVTLIPGAEIEIYDQNCKGPIHVLAYFPTLQLMRGFSDWLADFVTNIHLSSQRAYVSAISLQKKVKELEGLFIPAHVFTPFKSLYGKGVEKSLKEVLDPEMIDGVELGLSADTSMADKISELHPYTYLTNSDAHSLGKIGREYQAIRMAEPTFKELEWALGGKAKRKVEVNYGLNPLLGKYHETACAKCSEPWPVQGGCQKCGSSSSVKGVSNRIAELADSERKPGRPRYIHQVPLDFLPGLGPKTLQKLLMVYKTEMAILHDSKREDLLEIIPERIVNLIMAARSGTLKIAAGGAGRYGKVKR